Proteins co-encoded in one Flavobacteriaceae bacterium MAR_2009_75 genomic window:
- a CDS encoding ergothioneine biosynthesis protein EgtB, producing MILTDTLLDFFLETRKHTEHICQPLEIEDYVVQPIIDVSPPKWHLGHSTWFFEEFILKPHAENYRLFSEDFAFVFNSYYETVGKRVIRSDRGNLSRPSVEKVYEYRSYVTDAINRLFADEQSQQLNDLLEIGIHHEKQHQELLITDIKYILGNNPLLPIYSENFEEHLVENHEQDWIQVVEGIYEIGHDSEDFCYDNELGRHKVYLQPFEISNKLVTNGEFIAFISAGGYNNFELWHAEGWDWINQNNTKSPLYWHNIDGEWFYYTMNGLQKVNPAAPATHISYYEAFAFAQWKGYRLPTEFEWETAQKYFPWGARWEWTESAYLPYPNYQKAEGALGEYNGKFMVNQKVLRGASVATSKKHTRHTYRNFFQPSLRWQFTGLRLAR from the coding sequence ATGATACTTACCGATACACTCTTAGATTTTTTTCTGGAGACCCGAAAACATACAGAGCACATTTGTCAACCTTTAGAGATTGAAGATTATGTCGTTCAACCCATTATTGATGTTTCTCCGCCGAAATGGCATTTGGGCCATTCGACCTGGTTTTTCGAGGAATTTATACTGAAACCTCATGCAGAGAATTACAGATTGTTCTCAGAAGACTTCGCTTTTGTTTTCAATAGCTACTATGAGACCGTAGGTAAACGGGTGATACGTTCAGACAGAGGTAATCTATCGAGGCCCTCGGTAGAGAAAGTTTATGAATACAGGTCATATGTTACCGATGCTATTAATAGGTTATTTGCAGACGAACAAAGTCAGCAGTTAAATGATTTACTTGAAATCGGTATACACCATGAAAAGCAACATCAAGAGTTATTGATTACCGACATCAAGTATATTTTGGGCAACAACCCGTTATTGCCTATTTATTCAGAAAATTTCGAGGAACATTTGGTTGAAAATCATGAGCAAGATTGGATACAGGTGGTCGAGGGCATTTATGAAATCGGGCATGATTCGGAAGATTTCTGTTACGATAATGAACTAGGCAGACATAAGGTGTATCTTCAACCTTTTGAAATTTCAAATAAATTAGTGACCAATGGTGAGTTTATTGCCTTCATTTCAGCAGGTGGATATAATAACTTTGAACTTTGGCATGCCGAAGGTTGGGATTGGATCAACCAAAACAACACAAAATCACCACTATATTGGCATAATATTGATGGCGAATGGTTCTATTATACCATGAACGGTTTACAAAAAGTGAATCCTGCAGCTCCGGCTACCCATATCTCTTACTATGAAGCTTTTGCCTTTGCCCAATGGAAAGGGTATAGATTACCTACCGAATTCGAATGGGAAACGGCTCAGAAATACTTTCCTTGGGGGGCAAGATGGGAGTGGACGGAAAGTGCTTATCTACCATACCCCAATTATCAAAAAGCCGAGGGTGCACTCGGTGAATACAACGGTAAATTTATGGTCAATCAAAAAGTACTTCGTGGCGCTTCCGTAGCTACATCTAAGAAACATACAAGACATACCTACCGTAATTTTTTCCAGCCTTCTTTAAGGTGGCAATTTACAGGCCTTCGCTTGGCACGTTAG